In Choloepus didactylus isolate mChoDid1 chromosome 18, mChoDid1.pri, whole genome shotgun sequence, a single genomic region encodes these proteins:
- the MRM1 gene encoding rRNA methyltransferase 1, mitochondrial isoform X1, giving the protein MGILSLAWGATWCCSGRLVRHFSQAARPSGRGERPGGEELGRLLLDDLAPVPRSAKGLEFLFGLSPCLLALRAARRRVTRLLLQASRAGLQGERAELLRAAEARGIPVIRPRRQKLDALCHHQVHQGVCMEVTPLRAQPWTEAEEASSSDDPQQLWLVLEGLQDPRNLGAVLRSAHFLGVDKVITSRRNSCPLTPVVSKASAGSMEVMDVFSTDDLASFMQVMAKAQQGWLVAGSVGCPGPKMPQSSQIPITSCLEFLWDRPTLLVLGNEGSGLSQEVQASCQLLFTILPGRQLPPGLESLNVSVAAGILLHSICSQRKGFPAEGEREQLLQDPEDPSATSERPKVTQDPGLSKIREREAKWGLTWTARDVCAGGQGLGAHTTVGSNGEFREERP; this is encoded by the exons ATGGGGATACTGTCGCTCGCCTGGGGCGCGACCTGGTGTTGCTCCGGACGCCTCGTTCGTCATTTCTCCCAAGCGGCGAGGCCCTCGGGGCGTGGGGAGCGGCCCGGCGGGGAGGAGCTAGGCCGCTTGCTTCTGGATGACCTGGCGCCGGTCCCGCGGTCTGCCAAGGGACTGGAGTTCCTGTTTGGCCTGTCCCCGTGTCTCTTAGCTTTGCGGGCCGCTCGCCGTCGTGTGACCCGGCTTCTGCTCCAGGCCAGTAGGGCCGGCCTGCAGGGGGAGAGGGCTGAGCTGCTCCGGGCAGCCGAGGCGCGGGGCATCCCAGTTATACGGCCCCGAAGACAGAAGCTGGACGCCCTGTGCCACCACCAGGTTCACCAGGGTGTCTGCATGGAGGTGACCCCGCTGCGGGCCCAGCCCTGGACTGAGGCCGAGGAGGCGAGTTCAAGCGACGACCCTCAGCAACTATGGCTTGTCCTTGAGGGGCTCCAGGATCCCCGGAATCTTGGGGCCGTGCTGCGCTCCGCTCACTTCCTCGGAGTGGATAAGGTCATCACCAGTCGGAGAAACAG CTGCCCCCTCACCCCAGTAGTGAGCAAGGCCAGCGCGGGATCTATGGAGGTGATGGATGTGTTCTCCACTGATGACCTGGCCAGTTTTATGCAGGTaatg GCCAAGGCACAGCAGGGCTGGCTGGTAGCAGGCTCAGTGGGCTGCCCAGGGCCTAAGATGCCCCAGTCCTCCCAGATCCCCATCACTAGCTGCTTGGAGTTTCTCTGGGACCGGCCCACTCTCCTGGTTCTAG GGAATGAGGGCTCTGGACTGTCCCAAGAGGTACAGGCCTCCTGCCAGCTTCTCTTCACCATCCTACCTGGGCGGCAGCTGCCTCCTGGACTTGAGTCCTTGAACGTCTCCGTGGCTGCAG gAATTCTTCTCCACTCCATTTGCAGCCAGAGGAAGGGTTTCCCTGCAGAGGGGGAAAGAGAGCAACTTCTCCAAGACCCAGAAGATCCTTCAGCCACATCTGAAAGGCCCAAAGTCACCCAGGACCCAGGACTGTCTAAGATCAGGGAAAGAGAGGCAAAATGGGGGCTGACTTGGACTGCCCGAGACGTGTGTGCCGGAGGGCAGGGGTTGGGTGCACATACAACCGTGGGCTCAAATGGGGAGTTTAGGGAAGAGAGGCCTTAG
- the MRM1 gene encoding rRNA methyltransferase 1, mitochondrial isoform X3: MGILSLAWGATWCCSGRLVRHFSQAARPSGRGERPGGEELGRLLLDDLAPVPRSAKGLEFLFGLSPCLLALRAARRRVTRLLLQASRAGLQGERAELLRAAEARGIPVIRPRRQKLDALCHHQVHQGVCMEVTPLRAQPWTEAEEASSSDDPQQLWLVLEGLQDPRNLGAVLRSAHFLGVDKVITSRRNSCPLTPVVSKASAGSMEVMDVFSTDDLASFMQVMAKAQQGWLVAGSVGCPGPKMPQSSQIPITSCLEFLWDRPTLLVLGNEGSGLSQEVQASCQLLFTILPGRQLPPGLESLNVSVAAGPVKSQVQDTLDKLRLKESNLTEGM; this comes from the exons ATGGGGATACTGTCGCTCGCCTGGGGCGCGACCTGGTGTTGCTCCGGACGCCTCGTTCGTCATTTCTCCCAAGCGGCGAGGCCCTCGGGGCGTGGGGAGCGGCCCGGCGGGGAGGAGCTAGGCCGCTTGCTTCTGGATGACCTGGCGCCGGTCCCGCGGTCTGCCAAGGGACTGGAGTTCCTGTTTGGCCTGTCCCCGTGTCTCTTAGCTTTGCGGGCCGCTCGCCGTCGTGTGACCCGGCTTCTGCTCCAGGCCAGTAGGGCCGGCCTGCAGGGGGAGAGGGCTGAGCTGCTCCGGGCAGCCGAGGCGCGGGGCATCCCAGTTATACGGCCCCGAAGACAGAAGCTGGACGCCCTGTGCCACCACCAGGTTCACCAGGGTGTCTGCATGGAGGTGACCCCGCTGCGGGCCCAGCCCTGGACTGAGGCCGAGGAGGCGAGTTCAAGCGACGACCCTCAGCAACTATGGCTTGTCCTTGAGGGGCTCCAGGATCCCCGGAATCTTGGGGCCGTGCTGCGCTCCGCTCACTTCCTCGGAGTGGATAAGGTCATCACCAGTCGGAGAAACAG CTGCCCCCTCACCCCAGTAGTGAGCAAGGCCAGCGCGGGATCTATGGAGGTGATGGATGTGTTCTCCACTGATGACCTGGCCAGTTTTATGCAGGTaatg GCCAAGGCACAGCAGGGCTGGCTGGTAGCAGGCTCAGTGGGCTGCCCAGGGCCTAAGATGCCCCAGTCCTCCCAGATCCCCATCACTAGCTGCTTGGAGTTTCTCTGGGACCGGCCCACTCTCCTGGTTCTAG GGAATGAGGGCTCTGGACTGTCCCAAGAGGTACAGGCCTCCTGCCAGCTTCTCTTCACCATCCTACCTGGGCGGCAGCTGCCTCCTGGACTTGAGTCCTTGAACGTCTCCGTGGCTGCAG GACCTGTCAAGTCACAGGTGCAGGATACATTGgataaactgaggctcaaagagagcAACTTGACCGAGGGCATGTAA
- the MRM1 gene encoding rRNA methyltransferase 1, mitochondrial isoform X2, with product MGILSLAWGATWCCSGRLVRHFSQAARPSGRGERPGGEELGRLLLDDLAPVPRSAKGLEFLFGLSPCLLALRAARRRVTRLLLQASRAGLQGERAELLRAAEARGIPVIRPRRQKLDALCHHQVHQGVCMEVTPLRAQPWTEAEEASSSDDPQQLWLVLEGLQDPRNLGAVLRSAHFLGVDKVITSRRNSCPLTPVVSKASAGSMEVMDVFSTDDLASFMQAKAQQGWLVAGSVGCPGPKMPQSSQIPITSCLEFLWDRPTLLVLGNEGSGLSQEVQASCQLLFTILPGRQLPPGLESLNVSVAAGILLHSICSQRKGFPAEGEREQLLQDPEDPSATSERPKVTQDPGLSKIREREAKWGLTWTARDVCAGGQGLGAHTTVGSNGEFREERP from the exons ATGGGGATACTGTCGCTCGCCTGGGGCGCGACCTGGTGTTGCTCCGGACGCCTCGTTCGTCATTTCTCCCAAGCGGCGAGGCCCTCGGGGCGTGGGGAGCGGCCCGGCGGGGAGGAGCTAGGCCGCTTGCTTCTGGATGACCTGGCGCCGGTCCCGCGGTCTGCCAAGGGACTGGAGTTCCTGTTTGGCCTGTCCCCGTGTCTCTTAGCTTTGCGGGCCGCTCGCCGTCGTGTGACCCGGCTTCTGCTCCAGGCCAGTAGGGCCGGCCTGCAGGGGGAGAGGGCTGAGCTGCTCCGGGCAGCCGAGGCGCGGGGCATCCCAGTTATACGGCCCCGAAGACAGAAGCTGGACGCCCTGTGCCACCACCAGGTTCACCAGGGTGTCTGCATGGAGGTGACCCCGCTGCGGGCCCAGCCCTGGACTGAGGCCGAGGAGGCGAGTTCAAGCGACGACCCTCAGCAACTATGGCTTGTCCTTGAGGGGCTCCAGGATCCCCGGAATCTTGGGGCCGTGCTGCGCTCCGCTCACTTCCTCGGAGTGGATAAGGTCATCACCAGTCGGAGAAACAG CTGCCCCCTCACCCCAGTAGTGAGCAAGGCCAGCGCGGGATCTATGGAGGTGATGGATGTGTTCTCCACTGATGACCTGGCCAGTTTTATGCAG GCCAAGGCACAGCAGGGCTGGCTGGTAGCAGGCTCAGTGGGCTGCCCAGGGCCTAAGATGCCCCAGTCCTCCCAGATCCCCATCACTAGCTGCTTGGAGTTTCTCTGGGACCGGCCCACTCTCCTGGTTCTAG GGAATGAGGGCTCTGGACTGTCCCAAGAGGTACAGGCCTCCTGCCAGCTTCTCTTCACCATCCTACCTGGGCGGCAGCTGCCTCCTGGACTTGAGTCCTTGAACGTCTCCGTGGCTGCAG gAATTCTTCTCCACTCCATTTGCAGCCAGAGGAAGGGTTTCCCTGCAGAGGGGGAAAGAGAGCAACTTCTCCAAGACCCAGAAGATCCTTCAGCCACATCTGAAAGGCCCAAAGTCACCCAGGACCCAGGACTGTCTAAGATCAGGGAAAGAGAGGCAAAATGGGGGCTGACTTGGACTGCCCGAGACGTGTGTGCCGGAGGGCAGGGGTTGGGTGCACATACAACCGTGGGCTCAAATGGGGAGTTTAGGGAAGAGAGGCCTTAG